A portion of the Candidatus Cloacimonadota bacterium genome contains these proteins:
- a CDS encoding insulinase family protein — protein MNVTSTVLENKFKAILATDNSNPLVCLQFYVRIGSSWEEKNEAGFSHFTEHLVFKSTEKFPRNSIMEQVTVLGGTINAFTEYDITCFYITLPSRFLQEGMEIISQLALKADFKQQEFDSEKLVIIEELKQYKNDPEDSFVEEIAENYFENNPYKNPIIGNLDSLKTATRKDLQDFYKKYYVPNNCFLVISGDINEEKTTKLLDEYFLDWKPKRLAKRTLSKVVFPSEPGFTSFHKKISNDMLAFAFPDLSENNPESYALSLAVKAFAIGKSSRLYKRLFDEEKLIDSIRVNSLSGINDGAALINVMPKKKADLNKIILIFLEELRRFITFGMSHQELSDNKKEMIFYHRYAFEYVESLATSLGGEEVLSGFESFFEYPKLISKIEIAQTLRVIRKFLAPNLVHIFHKGMQKLDEDKILSQFQESISFKSSEKSRKKVMQQTLENGMKIIMKKVKGKPTVGVSISFEVSQLNEDKSNLGINLLTAGLMLYGNEKRNYQQFLNFCTTNGINFGITPQAETTSVKLKCFNEMLPVGLELLADVVQTPTFPNDFFHNLKNSYMSNIDREKDYPIYSASRSWKEMMFGKYSNVISRSGYKKTLRTISLRKIQKWYETHFHPKNMTLAVVGDINFDVVLKTCQKLFRYNENRFKSSIQKPIIEPSSKSFKQINKNSDQAVICLGGFGCTASETKKNTAFHVLSQIIGGDTNSLLFNELREKRGLAYSVEFNYRSVRDFGYYDAVAIVDKANQKQALEVIKQVLNDVKTKGISKEELQKTKNYVRGIRLMEEESMLNQAQTLSVLEAIGFGYEYYKNRDKRLEEVNLKLLRELAEQYFNENEYFIQILT, from the coding sequence ATGAATGTAACTTCAACAGTACTAGAAAACAAATTTAAAGCAATTTTGGCAACCGACAACAGCAATCCCCTGGTCTGTCTGCAGTTTTATGTCAGGATCGGTTCATCCTGGGAAGAAAAGAACGAAGCTGGATTTTCGCATTTTACTGAACATCTTGTCTTCAAATCCACAGAAAAATTCCCCCGGAATTCCATCATGGAACAGGTTACCGTTCTGGGAGGAACGATCAATGCCTTCACAGAATATGACATAACCTGTTTTTATATAACTTTACCCTCCAGGTTTTTACAGGAAGGTATGGAAATCATCAGCCAGCTTGCACTTAAAGCCGATTTCAAGCAGCAGGAATTTGATTCTGAAAAGCTGGTTATCATTGAAGAACTTAAGCAATATAAAAATGATCCGGAAGATTCTTTCGTGGAAGAAATTGCCGAAAATTATTTTGAAAACAATCCTTATAAAAATCCGATAATTGGAAACCTGGATAGTTTGAAAACTGCAACCAGAAAAGATCTACAGGATTTCTATAAAAAATATTACGTTCCGAATAACTGTTTTCTGGTTATTTCCGGAGATATAAACGAAGAAAAAACAACAAAATTATTGGATGAATATTTTCTGGATTGGAAACCGAAAAGATTAGCTAAACGAACACTTTCAAAAGTTGTATTTCCTTCTGAACCAGGATTCACAAGTTTTCATAAGAAGATATCGAATGATATGTTGGCTTTTGCCTTTCCCGACCTTTCGGAGAATAATCCTGAATCCTACGCACTTTCTTTAGCTGTAAAAGCTTTTGCTATTGGAAAGTCGTCACGTCTTTATAAGCGGCTTTTTGACGAAGAAAAATTGATCGATTCCATCAGAGTAAACTCTCTTAGCGGAATTAATGATGGCGCAGCTCTAATAAATGTGATGCCCAAAAAGAAAGCTGACCTGAATAAGATCATTCTAATTTTTCTGGAAGAATTGAGGAGATTTATTACATTTGGAATGTCACATCAAGAGCTCAGTGATAACAAAAAAGAGATGATATTTTATCATCGGTATGCCTTTGAATACGTAGAATCTCTCGCTACCAGTTTGGGTGGGGAAGAAGTACTTTCCGGTTTTGAGAGTTTTTTCGAATATCCAAAGCTTATCAGCAAAATTGAAATTGCTCAAACTCTACGTGTGATCAGAAAATTCTTGGCTCCAAATTTAGTTCATATTTTTCACAAAGGAATGCAGAAATTAGATGAAGATAAAATCCTTTCTCAATTCCAGGAATCAATATCTTTCAAATCTTCCGAGAAATCTCGAAAAAAAGTTATGCAACAAACCTTAGAAAATGGAATGAAAATCATCATGAAAAAGGTGAAAGGAAAGCCAACAGTTGGTGTTTCCATTTCCTTTGAAGTTTCACAATTGAATGAAGATAAATCTAATCTTGGCATAAACTTACTTACAGCTGGACTGATGCTGTATGGAAACGAGAAGAGAAATTATCAGCAATTTCTGAATTTCTGTACAACAAATGGAATCAATTTTGGCATAACTCCTCAAGCAGAAACCACTTCCGTCAAACTGAAATGTTTCAACGAAATGTTACCTGTTGGCTTGGAACTTCTGGCAGATGTTGTTCAAACTCCCACCTTCCCAAATGACTTTTTTCATAACTTAAAAAATTCTTACATGAGCAACATCGACCGAGAAAAGGATTACCCCATCTATTCAGCTTCGCGCAGTTGGAAGGAAATGATGTTTGGAAAATACAGTAATGTTATCAGCAGAAGCGGCTACAAAAAAACTTTGCGCACAATATCTTTAAGGAAAATTCAAAAATGGTACGAAACCCATTTTCATCCCAAAAATATGACGCTGGCAGTTGTTGGTGATATAAATTTTGATGTAGTTCTGAAAACTTGTCAGAAACTTTTCAGATACAATGAAAATCGTTTTAAAAGCTCCATACAAAAACCCATTATTGAACCTTCTTCTAAAAGTTTTAAACAGATTAATAAAAATTCAGACCAGGCTGTAATTTGCCTGGGTGGATTTGGTTGTACGGCTAGTGAAACTAAAAAGAACACAGCTTTTCATGTTCTCAGTCAGATAATCGGTGGAGACACCAATTCGCTGCTGTTCAACGAATTAAGAGAGAAACGTGGCCTGGCTTATTCAGTTGAATTCAATTATCGTTCAGTTCGAGATTTTGGCTATTATGATGCTGTCGCAATTGTCGATAAAGCTAATCAGAAGCAAGCTCTTGAAGTAATAAAACAGGTTTTGAATGATGTAAAAACAAAAGGAATTTCCAAAGAAGAGCTGCAGAAAACAAAAAATTATGTGCGTGGAATTCGACTGATGGAAGAAGAAAGTATGCTGAACCAGGCGCAGACTCTTTCGGTGCTGGAAGCAATTGGTTTTGGTTATGAATATTACAAAAATCGAGATAAAAGATTGGAAGAAGTAAATTTGAAATTATTGAGAGAACTAGCTGAACAATATTTTAATGAGAACGAATATTTTATTCAAATATTAACTTAG
- a CDS encoding NAD-dependent deacylase → MKTRFKFNKTDHVIVLTGAGISAESGLKTFRDHDGLWENHKVENVCTLRAFESNPQLVWDFYKQRYKKLDEVKPNPGHFALQKLEKFLGENFMLITQNIDGLHQAAGNKRVIEMHGSLNSSFCTECSKDFAMQEIYMKHDIPVCTNCGGKLRPDIVWFGEIPYFMNEIDAILRSANYFLVAGTSGTVQPAASLVYLAKANGAKTIGVNLQPPQNLMFIDEFHMGKSGEMLPELVDLWIN, encoded by the coding sequence ATGAAAACCAGGTTCAAATTTAATAAAACGGATCATGTAATAGTTCTTACCGGAGCGGGAATTAGTGCTGAATCCGGTTTAAAAACATTTAGAGATCATGATGGATTGTGGGAAAATCACAAAGTTGAAAATGTTTGTACACTCAGGGCATTTGAAAGCAATCCACAGCTTGTCTGGGATTTCTATAAGCAACGTTATAAAAAGCTGGATGAAGTAAAACCAAATCCAGGACATTTCGCATTACAGAAACTGGAAAAGTTTCTTGGCGAAAATTTCATGTTGATCACCCAGAATATCGATGGTTTGCATCAAGCTGCCGGTAATAAGCGAGTCATCGAAATGCATGGTTCTCTCAATAGCAGTTTTTGCACCGAATGCAGCAAAGATTTTGCTATGCAAGAGATTTACATGAAGCATGATATTCCTGTATGCACGAATTGTGGTGGCAAGCTTCGTCCTGATATTGTCTGGTTTGGCGAGATACCATATTTTATGAATGAAATTGATGCAATATTAAGATCGGCAAACTATTTTCTGGTTGCAGGAACCAGCGGCACTGTTCAACCAGCAGCCAGCCTGGTTTATCTGGCTAAAGCAAATGGAGCAAAAACGATCGGAGTAAACCTGCAGCCACCGCAAAACCTAATGTTCATCGATGAATTTCATATGGGAAAATCTGGTGAGATGTTACCTGAGTTGGTTGACTTGTGGATAAATTAA
- the folE2 gene encoding GTP cyclohydrolase FolE2 → MKDKVDIQSLQDNRNITIDKVGVKNVRYPISVEDRANKIQNTVANLDMFVELPHNHRGTHMSRFLEVLNHFHQENFIHKLHEFLEELKTSLNADASYVKLTFPYFIKKTAPVSQTVSLMDYNCIFEASLQEDFCLKIGVEVPVTTLCPCSKEISDFGAHSQRSNVTVKLIYHEFIWLEEIIEIIESAASSEVYALLKRVDEKYVTEKAYQNPTFVEDIVREITLKLRSDKRIAWFYVESENMESIHNHNAFASVERKVERNK, encoded by the coding sequence ATGAAAGATAAAGTTGATATTCAAAGTTTGCAAGATAATCGAAATATTACCATAGACAAAGTCGGTGTGAAGAATGTACGTTATCCAATTAGCGTGGAAGATAGAGCGAATAAAATCCAGAATACTGTGGCAAATTTAGATATGTTCGTCGAACTTCCGCACAATCATCGTGGTACTCACATGAGTAGATTTCTGGAAGTGTTAAATCACTTTCACCAGGAAAATTTCATTCACAAACTGCACGAATTCCTGGAAGAACTTAAAACATCTTTGAATGCAGATGCTTCTTATGTAAAATTAACGTTTCCTTATTTTATTAAGAAAACAGCTCCAGTTTCACAAACTGTTTCATTGATGGATTATAACTGTATTTTCGAAGCTTCTTTGCAGGAAGATTTTTGTTTGAAGATCGGCGTGGAAGTACCGGTAACAACTTTGTGCCCATGTTCCAAAGAGATCAGTGATTTTGGTGCGCACAGTCAGCGTTCCAATGTTACAGTGAAACTTATTTATCATGAATTTATCTGGTTGGAAGAGATCATCGAGATCATCGAATCTGCAGCCAGCAGCGAAGTTTATGCACTCCTGAAAAGAGTGGATGAAAAATATGTGACAGAGAAAGCTTATCAAAATCCAACTTTTGTGGAAGACATCGTTCGCGAGATAACGCTGAAACTCCGATCTGATAAGCGAATTGCCTGGTTTTATGTGGAATCGGAGAACATGGAATCGATCCATAATCATAATGCATTTGCCAGCGTGGAAAGAAAAGTAGAGAGAAACAAATGA
- a CDS encoding transposase, whose product MSFYQDGNFYHVYNRGCNRNDIFFHQRNYKYLINLFLNNSKKHKIDLTAFCLMPNHYHLLLKQDLNGSISNFLKSTFTSYTLAINKEQKRSGTLFEGKPKKKLIDKIQYIQYVIWYIHRNPVNAGIVSFPEEWQFSNYLEFIGKRKRYFTDVDLIVDLYGSQKGYEMFMQKFEDDKRFDLEL is encoded by the coding sequence ATGTCTTTTTATCAAGATGGAAATTTTTATCATGTTTACAATAGAGGATGTAATAGAAACGATATTTTTTTTCATCAAAGGAACTATAAATATTTAATTAATTTGTTTTTAAATAATTCGAAGAAACACAAAATTGATTTAACTGCATTTTGTTTAATGCCAAATCATTATCATTTGTTACTTAAACAAGATTTGAACGGATCTATTTCTAATTTCTTGAAATCAACCTTTACATCGTACACTTTAGCAATTAATAAAGAGCAAAAACGTTCTGGTACTCTCTTCGAAGGAAAACCCAAAAAGAAATTAATTGATAAAATTCAATATATACAATATGTGATTTGGTATATTCACCGAAATCCAGTTAATGCCGGAATTGTATCTTTTCCCGAAGAATGGCAATTCTCAAATTATTTAGAGTTTATTGGCAAAAGAAAAAGATATTTTACAGATGTAGATTTAATTGTGGATTTATATGGATCACAGAAAGGATATGAAATGTTTATGCAGAAATTTGAAGATGATAAAAGATTTGAT